In the Juglans microcarpa x Juglans regia isolate MS1-56 chromosome 6D, Jm3101_v1.0, whole genome shotgun sequence genome, one interval contains:
- the LOC121235284 gene encoding uncharacterized protein LOC121235284 yields the protein MTPLLQISVNISAFRLETLQNYSTYKKPANCCSLSRAKIASLHHNRFKLRAYRERWSFLAGSRGQDGILVREEGLKMKKRVVLVRFNQGFGFNGGGGGGRDDGATARILGNLALAIGLTYLSMTGQLGWVLDAIVSVWLFAVLLPIVGLGAFLWWAGRDMVQGTCPNCGNDFQVFKSSLNDDLQLCPFCSQPFSVVGDEFVRDSVKFSNQSTTFGQAFKDFSRTKKGKGSSMAVVDVEADVKDAD from the exons ATGACGCCACTGTTGCAAATCTCCGTTAATATCTCGGCCTTCAGGTTGGAAACCTTACAAAATTATAGCACATACAAGAAACCCGCTAACTGTTGCTCCTTATCGAGAGCAAAGATTGCTTCTTTGCATCACAACAGGTTCAAATTGAGGGCCTATAGGGAGAGGTGGTCTTTCTTAGCAGGAAGTAGGGGTCAGGATGGGATTTTAGTGCGAGAGGAGGgattgaagatgaagaaaagagTGGTTTTGGTAAGGTTTAATCAGGGTTTCGGGTTTAATGGCGGCGGCGGTGGTGGGAGAGATGATGGTGCCACTGCTAGGATTCTGGGAAATCTTGCTTTGGCTATTGGGTTGACTTATCTTTCCATGACTGGGCAGCTTGGTTGGGTTCTTGATGCCATTGTTTCCGTTTgg CTCTTTGCAGTGCTTTTACCCAtcgttggcttgggtgctttCCTCTGGTGGGCTGGACGGGATATGGTTCAAGGCACT TGCCCAAACTGTGGAAATGATTTTCAAGTTTTCAA ATCTTCTCTAAATGATGATTTGCAGTTGTGCCCCTTCTGCAGTCAACCTTTCTCTG TGGTCGGTGATGAGTTTGTAAGGGACTCTGTGAAGTTCTCCAACCAATCAACAACATTTGGGCAGGCTTTCAAGGATTTTTCCCGTACCAAAAAAG GGAAAGGTTCTTCTATGGCAGTTGTCGATGTTGAAGCAGATGTAAAAGATGCAGACTAA